The DNA region GGGCATCGACTTCCAGGGCGGCGGCGTCTTCGAGTTCTCCCCGAAGACCGCCACCACCGTCACCGAGGTCCGCGAGACCGTGAAGGCGGCGGGCGTCGAGGGCGAGCCGGTCGTCGAGAAGATCGGCTCCGGCGTCGGCGCGTACCGCGTCAAGACGGAGTCGCTCACCAGCGGCGAGGTCACCGCCGTCGCCAACAAGCTGTCCACCAAGTACGGCGTGCCGGCCGACTCGATCAACCCGACCTCGGTCAGCCCCACCTGGGGCAAGCAGATCACCAACAAGGCGCTGATCGGCCTCGCCGTCTTCCTCGCGCTGGTGATCGTCTACATCTCGATGCGGTTCGAGCCGAAGATGGCCGCCGCGGCGATCCTGGCGCTGCTGCACGACATCCTCATCACGGCCGGCATCTACTCGATCGTCGGGTTCGAGGTGACGCCGTCGACGGTCATCGCGTTCCTCACCATCCTCGGCTACTCGCTCTACGACACCGTCGTCGTGTTCGACAAGGTCCGGGAGAACACGCAGGGCCTGGCCGGCGGCAACCGGATGGACTACTCGACCGCCGCGAACCTCTCCGTCAACCAGACGCTGATGCGTTCGATCAACACCTCGCTGACGTCGCTGCTGCCGGTCGCGTCGCTGCTGTTCGTCGGCGTGTTCCTGCTCGGCGCCGGGTCGCTCAAGGACCTGTCGCTGGCGCTGTTCGTCGGCATCGCGACCGGCGCGTACTCGTCGATCTTCGTGGCGACGCCGCTGCTCGCCGACTTCAAGGAGCGCGAGCCGCAGTTCAAGGCGCTCAAGGCCCGCGTCGCGGCCCGGCAGGCGGGCACCGCCACCCGCGGCGGCCGCCTCGCGGCGGCGGGCGCCGGCGGCGGCACGGTCGCCGTCTCCACCCCGGCCACCACGGTCACCGACGAGGTCCCGGAGACGCCGCGCGGCGGCGCTGCGAAGCAGCGGTCCAGCGGCGGCGGCAGCGGGCGGCCGCAGCCGCGCCCGCAGAAGAAGAAGGGCGGCAAGGGCGGCCGTCCCAGCGGGAAGAAGCGGCGCTGACCGCCGGCCCCGGCGCGGGCGAGCCGCCCGCGCCCCGGCTCGACCCCGACCCCGCCGCGCCCCCCGGCGCAGGCCCCGGCGACGCCGCGCGCCCGGAGGCCCCGCGCTTCCCGGAAGCGAACGCGACCGGTTCCACGCACGAGGCGCTTCCCGGAAGCGCCGGGGACAGCGGTGGCCCCGCCGGCAGCGGCGGCGTCGAAGCGCTGCTGCGGGGGCTGGTGCGGGACGTGCCGGACTTCCCGCGGCCGGGCATCCTGTTCCGCGACATCGCGCCGCTGCTCGCCGACCGGGCGGCGTTCGCCGCGGCGGTGGACGCGCTGGTGAGCCGCGCGGGCGCGTTCGGGCCGGTCGACACGGTGGTCGGCATCGAGGCGCGCGGGTTCATCCTCGCGGCGCCGGTGGCGTACCGGTACGGCGCCGGCTTCGTGCCGGTCCGCAAGGCCGGGAAGCTGCCCTGGGCGACCCACGCCCGCACCTACGACCTGGAGTACGGCACCGCGACGCTGGAGGTGCACCGGGACGCGTTCGCGCCGGGGGAGCGGGTGCTGCTGGTCGACGACGTGCTCGCCACCGGCGGCACCGTCGAGGCGACGCGGGCGCTGGTCGAGCAGGCCGGCGCCGAGGTGGCCGGCTGCGCGGTGCTGCTGGAGCTGGCCGCGCTCGGCGGCCGCGCCCGGCTCGCCGGGCTCGCCGTGGCGGCGCTGCTGGCGTACTGACGCCGCCCGTATAGTGGAGGCTCCGCCGGATTTCTAGCCCCTGGGAGCCGCGGTGACCGACGTAGCGCCAGCGACGTCGGACAACCCTGCCCTTCCCACCCCGGCCGCGCCGGGCCCGCCGCGCACGCCCGAGCAGGACGCCGCCCTCCCGCCGACCGCGCCGTCGGCCGCCGTCGCCGCGCCGTCGCCGGCCACCCCGGCCGAACGCCGCCCGGACGCGCCGCGCGCGGAGCCGCCGGCCGTCCCGCGCCGGGTCCGCGCCGCGCTCGGCCGCCTCACGCCGTCGCGCGCGCCGCAGGTGCCGGCCGAGCTGGAGCCGCTGCTGCGCACGCTGCGCACCACCCACCCGAAGGCCGAGCTGCGGCCGGTGGTCCGCGCGTACGAGGTCGCGGCGGAGGGGCACAAGGGCCAGCTCCGGCGCAGCGGCGAGCCGTACATCACCCACCCGCTCGCGGTGGCGCAGATCCTCGCCGACCTCGGCATGCTGCCGACGCCGATCGTGGCGGCGTTGCTGCACGACCTGGTCGAGGACACCCCGGCGACGCTGGAGACGGTGCGCGCGGAGTTCGGCGACGAGGTGGCGCTGCTGGTCGACGGCGTCACCAAGCTGGACAAGGTGAAGTACGGCGAGGCCGCGCAGGCCGAGTCGATCCGCAAGATGGTCGTCGCGATGGCGAAGGACGCCCGCGTCCTCGTCATCAAGCTCGCCGACCGGCTGCACAACATGCGCACCCTCGGCGCGATGCCGCCGGAGAAGCAGGAGCGCACCGCCCGCGAGACGCTGGAGATCTTCGCGCCGCTGGCCCACCGCCTGGGCATGAACACCATCAAGTGGGAGCTCGAGGACCTCGCGTTCGCGACGCTGTACCCGAAGCGGTACGAGGAGATCGTCCGCCTCGTCGCCGACCGCGCGCCGAGCCGCGACACCTACCTCGAGACGGTCATCGAGCAGGTCTCCGCGCACCTGCGCGAGGCGAAGATCAAGGCCGAGGTGACCGGCCGCCCGAAGCACTACTGGTCGATCTACCAGAAGATGATCGTCCGCGAGCGCGACTTCACCGACATCTACGACCTGGTCGGCATCCGGGTGCTCGTCGAGGACCTGCGCGACTGCTACGCGGCGATCGGCGTCATCCACGCGATCTGGACGCCGATCCCGGGCCGGTTCAAGGACTACATCGCGCGGCCCAAGTTCAACATGTACCAGTCGCTGCACACGACCGTCATGGGGCCCGACGCCAAGCCGGTCGAGCTCCAGGTGCGGACGGTCGCGATGCACCGCGTCGCCGACTACGGCATCGCCGCCCACTGGAAGTACAAGGAGACCTCGAAGGTCGGTGACGACCTGAACTGGCTGCGCCAGATCGTCGACTGGCAGAAGGAGACCGCCGACCCGGGGGAGTTCCTCGACTCGCTGCGGTTCGACCTGCACACCGCCGAGGTCTACGTCTACACGCCGAAGGGCGAGGTCATCTCGTTGCCGGCGGGGGCGACGGCGGTGGACTTCGCGTACGCCGTGCACACCGAGGTCGGCCACCGCTGCATCGGCGCCCGCGTCAACGGCCGCTTGGTCCCGCTGGAGAGCCCCCTCGACAACGGCGACGTGGTCGAGGTGTTCACGTCCAAGGCGGCGACGGCGGCGCCGAGCCAGGACTGGCTGGCGTTCGTCAAGACGCCGCGGGCGCGCAACAAGATCCGCCAGTGGTTCGCCAAGGAGCGGCGCGAGGACGCGATCGAGACCGGCAAGGACCTCATCGCCCGCGCCATGCGCAAGCAGAACCTCCCGCTGCAACGGCTGCTCTCCGGCGACGCCCTCGTCGCGCTCGCGAAGGACCTGCGCTACCCGGACATCGCGGCGTTGTACGCCGCCGTCGGCGAGAACCACGTCTCCGCGCAGACGATCGTGCACCGGCTGGTCCAGTCGCTGGGCGGCCCGGACGGTGCGGTCGAGGACCTGGCCGAGACGGTCCAGGCGCCGACCCGGACGCCGCGGCCGCGCGCCACCGGCGACCCCGGCGTCGTCGTCAAGGGCACCTCCGACGTCTGGGTCAAGCTCGCCCGCTGCTGCACGCCTGTACCCGGCGACCCGATCCTCGGCTTCGTGACCCGCGGCAACGGCGTCTCGGTGCACCGCACCGACTGCGTCAACGTCGAGGGGCTGCGGGCGCAGCCCGGCCGGCTGGTCGAGGTCGAGTGGGCGCCGTCGGCCGGGTCGCTGTTCCTCGTGGCGATCCAGGTGGAGGCGCTGGACCGTACCCGGCTGCTCTCGGACGTCACGCGGGCGCTGTCCGACCACCACGTGAACATCCTGTCGGCGTCGGTCACGACGACGCGCGACCGGGTCGCGGTGAGCCGGTTCACGTTCGAGATGGGCGACCCGACCCACCTCGGCCACCTGCTCAAGGCCGTGCGCCTGGTGGAGGGCGTCTACGACGCCTACCGGGTGGTGTCCACCAAGGGCGGCTGACGCCCTACTTGATCGTGAACGTCGTGATCTTCACCGGGTTCTTCGGCGCGCCGTCGGTCTTGCCCTCCGCGATGCCGATCTTGTCGAGCTTGTCGAGGACGTCGAGGCCCTTGGTGATCTGGCCCCAGACGGTGTAGTTCGGCGGCAGCGTCGAGTCCTTGATGACGAGGAAGAACTGGCTGCCGTTGGTGCCGGGGCCGCCGTTGGCCATCGCGACGGTGCCGCGCGGGTACTTCGCGGTCGGCGCGCCCGGCGCGGTCTTCGGCAGGTTCTCGTCCTTGAACGTGTAACCGGGGCCGCCGCCGCCCGTGCCGCTCGGGTCGCCGCACTGGAGCACGACCAGGCCGGGGGTGTTCGTCTGCCGGTGGCACGGGACGTTGTCGAAGTACTTCTTCGACGCGAGGAAGCGCATCGAGTTGACGGTGCACGGCGCCTTGTCCGCGAACAGCGTCATCTCGATGGTGCCCGCGTCGAGCGCGAGCGTGCCGGTCAGCGTCTTGGTCTTGCCGAATGACGGGTTCGGCGGGAGGCCGGGCTTCTTGCCGCCGGTATTCTCGCCCGCGGCCTCGGTGACCTGGCACGGGCCGGTCGGCGTCGGGGCCGCGGTCGGCGTGGGCGTCTCCGACGCCTTCGCCGCGGCGTCCTTGTCGTCGTCGCCGCGCAGCGCGGAGAGCGCCAGCAGCAGGATCACGACCGCGAGCGCCACGCCGCCGATGCTGAGACCGAGCACCGTCCGCCGCTTGCGGCGCCGCGCGCGTTCGGCGGCACGGCGCGCCGCCTGCCGTTCGGCACGGCGGCGGGCGAGCTCTCGCTGGCGCTTGTTGCTGGGCACGGTGAACTCCCCGTCGGGACGGCGTCCGGTCGAATCGTCCGGATTCTATGGGGCGCGAACCCGTTCGCGGGCACGCGGGGGCGTCGGTAGGCTCCGCCGCATGCTCGTAGCGGGGTTCCCGGCCGGGACGTGGGAGACGAACTGCTACGTCGTCGCGCCCGCGCCCGGCGAGCAGTGCGTCGTCGTGGACCCCGGCCAGGACTCGGTGCGCGGCATCGAGGAGCTCGTCCGGGAGCACCGGCTCTCGCCCGTCGCGGTGCTGCTGACGCACGGCCACCTCGACCATACGTGGAGCGTCGTGCCGGTCTGCGAGGCGCACGACGTGCCCGCCTACCTGCACCCCGCGGACCGGTACATGCTCAGCGACCCGGGGATCGCGTTCGGGCAGCCGCCGGGGACGCCGCTGTTCGGCGGGCTGACGTTCGCCGAGCCGAGCGACCTGAAGCCGCTGGCCGGCGGCGAGACCGTGACGGTCGCCGGGCTGGACTTCGCCGTCGACCACGCGCCCGGGCACACCGAGGGGTCGGTGACGTTCCGGCTCGCCGACGAGGTGCTGTTCTCCGGCGACGTGCTGTTCCGCGACTCGATCGGGCGGGTCGACCTGCCCGGCGGCTCGTACGCCGCGATGCTCGACACGCTCGCGCGTGTCGTGCTGCCCATGCCCGACGACCTGCGCGTGCTCTCCGGGCACGGCCCGGAGACGACGATCGGGCGCGAGCGCGCGTACAACCCGTACCTCGCCGAGGCCGCCGCGCGTGCCGGCCTCGCCGAGCCGCGCGGGCGGGGGCTGTAGATGGAGTTCACCGCCCCCAAGGGGACCTACGACGTCCTGCCGGAGCGTTCCGGGCAGCGGTCGCGCGCGATCGAGGCGCTGCTCGCGCCCGCGGTCCGCGCCGGCTACCGGCTGGTCGAGACGCCGGTGTTCGAGGACACCGGCGTGTTCCTCCGCGTCGGCGAGGCCACGGACATCGTGACGAAGGAGATGTACACGTTCGCCGACAAGGGCGGGCGGTCGCTCACGTTGCGCCCGGAGGGCACGGCGGGCGTCATGCGCGCGGCCGTCGAGCACCACGTCGACCGGGGCGCGTTGCCGTGGAAGGTCCGCTACGCCGGGCCGATGTTCCGCTACGAGCGCCCGCAGGCCGGCCGCACCCGGCAGTTCTTCCAGGTCGGCATCGAGGCGCTCGGCGTGGACGACCCCGCGATCGACGCGGAGGTCGTGGCGCTCGGCGCGCGGGCGTTCGAGGAGGCGGGGCTGCCGAACGTCACGCTGCTCCTCAACTCCATGGGCGACGAGGCGTGCCGGCCCGCGTACATCGAGACGTTGCGGTCCTACCTGCGCTCGCAGGCGGCGCGGCTCTGCGGCGAGTGCCACGGCCGCACCGAGACCAACCCGCTCCGCGCGCTCGACTGCAAGCGCCCGGACTGCCAGGCGGCGCTCGGCCTGGCCCCGGCGATCACCGACCACCTCTGCGTGCCGTGCAAGGAGCACTACGCCGAGGTGCGCGCGCTGCTCGGCGCGATCGGCGTCGCGTGGACCGAGGCGCCGCGGCTGGTGCGCGGGCTCGACTACTACCGGCGCACGACGTTCGAGTTCCAGCACAGCGGGCTCGGCGCGCAGAACGCCGTCGGCGGCGGCGGCCGTTACGACGGCCTGTCGGAGTCGCTCGGCGGGCCCGCGCTGCCCGGCATCGGCTGGGCGTTCGGCGTCGAGCGCATCCTGCTCGCGCTCGAGGCGGAGCAGGTGGAGTCGGAGGGGCGCGCGGTCTGCGAGGTGTTCGTCATCCCGCTCGGCGCGGCGGCCAAGGCACCGGTCGTCGGCATCGTCGACGAGCTGCGGCAGGCGGGCGTGCACGCGGACATGGCGTTCGGCGCCAAGGGCATGAAGGGCGCGATGAAGGCCGCCGACCGCTCGGGCGCGCAGGTGACGCTCATCGTCGGCGAGCGCGACCTCGCCGAGGGCGTCGCGCAGCTCAAGCACATGGACACCGGCGAGCAGTACGCCGTGCCGTTGTCGTCGGCCGCGGCGGAGGCCGCGGCGGCCGCCGAACGAGATCAGGTTGCGGACGACCTGGCCCCCACCGATCTCACCCCCGAGGAAGAAGCCGAATGATCCGCACGCACGAGGCCGGCACGCTGCGCGAGTCGCACGCCGGCACCGAGGTCACGCTCGCCGGCTGGGTGGCGCGCCGCCGCGACCACGGCGGGGTGGTGTTCATCGACCTGCGCGACGCGAGCGGCGTCGTGCAGGTGGTGTTCCGCGAGGGCGCGCCCGCCGCGGCCGCGCACGACCTGCGCGCCGAGTACTGCGTCCGCGTCGAGGGCGTCGTCGGCACCCGCCCCGCCGGCAACGAGAACCCCGACCTGCCCACCGGCGGCGTCGAGGTCACCGCGTCCGTGGTCGAGGTGCTCTCCGCCGCCGCGCCGCTGCCGTTCCAGGTCGAGGGGCAGCAGGGCGAGGTGGACGAGCAGACCCGCCTGCGCTACCGGTACCTCGACATGCGCCGCGCCGACGCCGCCCGCGCCCTGCGCATCCGCGCGCAGCTCACCCGCGTGATCCGTTCCGTCATGGACGCGCACGGCTTCCTCGACATCGAGACGCCGACGCTCACCCGCTCCACGCCCGAAGGCGCGCGCGACTTCCTGGTGCCGTGCCGGCTCCAGCCGGGCACGTGGTTCGCGCTGCCGCAGTCGCCGCAGCTGTTCAAGCAGCTCCTCATGGTCGCCGGGTTCGAGCGGTACTACCAGATCGCCCGCTGCTACCGCGACGAGGACCTGCGCGCCGACCGGCAGCCGGAGTTCACCCAGCTCGACGTGGAGCTGTCGTTCCTCGACGAGGAGGACGTCTACCGGCTCATCGAGGAGCTGGTCCCGCGCGTCTGGCGCGAGGTGCTCGGCGTCGAGGTGCCGGTGCCGTTCGAGCGGATGCCGTACTGGGAGGCGATGCGCCGGTACGGCTCGGACAAGCCCGACCTGCGCTTCGAGCTCGAGCTGATCGACCTGGCGCCGGTGTTCGGCGCCACCGAGGTCGGCGTGTTCAAGTCGGCCCTGGAGGCGGGCGGGCACGTCGGCGGCGTCCTCGTCCCCGGCGGCGCGTCGCTCACCCGCAAGCAGCTCGACGGGTGGGTCGACTGGGCCAAGGGCCGCGGCGGCAAGGGCCTCGCCTGGGTCGCCGTCGAGGCGGACGGCGCGCTGCGTTCGCCGCTCGCGAAGTTTTTCTCGCCCGACGAGACCGCGGCGTTTGCGGCGGCCTGCGGCGCGGCGGCGGGCGACCTCGTGTTCGTCGTCGCCGACGCGCACCGCGTCAAGGCGCTGGAGATGCTCGGCGCGCTGCGCGTCGCCGTCGCGAAGGACCGCGGCCTGGTGCGCGAGGGGGAGTGGCGGTTCGTCTGGATCGTCGACGCGCCGATGTTCGAACGCACCGACGACGGCGGCTGGACCGCCGTGCACCACCCGTTCACCGCGCCCGCGGTCGAGTGGGAGGCGACGTTCGACCAGTCGCCGGCCGACGCCCTCGCCCGGGCGTACGACCTGGTGCTGAACGGCGTCGAGCTCGGCGGCGGGTCCATCCGTATCCACCGCAGCGAGATGCAGCGGCGGGTCTTCGACACGATCGGGCTGACCGAGGCCGAGGCGAAGGAGAAGTTCGGCTTCCTGCTCGAGGCGTTCGAGTACGGCCCGCCGCCGCACGGCGGCATCGCGTTCGGGCTGGACCGGCTGGCGATGATGCTCGCGGAGGTCGACTCGATCCGCGAGGTGATCGCGTTCCCGAAGACCGCGTCCGGCGGCGACCCGCTGACGGGTGCGCCGACGCCGATCAGCCCGGCGCAGCGCAAGGAGGCGGGCGTCGACGTCCCGCCCCCGGTCACTCCCGGCTGAGGACCGCCATGGGGTGCTCGTCGCGGTAGCCGAGGCGGGTGTAGAGGGCGGCGGCGACGAGGTTGTCGGCCATGTGCCACAGCCCGCACGCGCCCTCCTCGCGCACCAGCTCGGCGGTCGACCACGCGGTGACGGCCGCGCCCGCCCCGGTGCCGCGCAGGTCGGGGTGCGTCGCGATCGAGGCGAGGAAGCCGAGCCCGGGCACGATCGTCGCGTCGGCCGCGACGGCGACGAGCCGGCCGTCGCGGCGCAGCCCGGCCCAGCGGCGGACGTCCGGGTGCCCCACCGGCATCGACGCGTCCGGGAACGCCACCGCCAGC from Mycobacteriales bacterium includes:
- the secF gene encoding protein translocase subunit SecF, with protein sequence MSLASRLYAGESSYDFIGRRKLWYAISAGFMLISLASLLVRGFNLGIDFQGGGVFEFSPKTATTVTEVRETVKAAGVEGEPVVEKIGSGVGAYRVKTESLTSGEVTAVANKLSTKYGVPADSINPTSVSPTWGKQITNKALIGLAVFLALVIVYISMRFEPKMAAAAILALLHDILITAGIYSIVGFEVTPSTVIAFLTILGYSLYDTVVVFDKVRENTQGLAGGNRMDYSTAANLSVNQTLMRSINTSLTSLLPVASLLFVGVFLLGAGSLKDLSLALFVGIATGAYSSIFVATPLLADFKEREPQFKALKARVAARQAGTATRGGRLAAAGAGGGTVAVSTPATTVTDEVPETPRGGAAKQRSSGGGSGRPQPRPQKKKGGKGGRPSGKKRR
- a CDS encoding adenine phosphoribosyltransferase, encoding MLRGLVRDVPDFPRPGILFRDIAPLLADRAAFAAAVDALVSRAGAFGPVDTVVGIEARGFILAAPVAYRYGAGFVPVRKAGKLPWATHARTYDLEYGTATLEVHRDAFAPGERVLLVDDVLATGGTVEATRALVEQAGAEVAGCAVLLELAALGGRARLAGLAVAALLAY
- a CDS encoding bifunctional (p)ppGpp synthetase/guanosine-3',5'-bis(diphosphate) 3'-pyrophosphohydrolase, with product MTDVAPATSDNPALPTPAAPGPPRTPEQDAALPPTAPSAAVAAPSPATPAERRPDAPRAEPPAVPRRVRAALGRLTPSRAPQVPAELEPLLRTLRTTHPKAELRPVVRAYEVAAEGHKGQLRRSGEPYITHPLAVAQILADLGMLPTPIVAALLHDLVEDTPATLETVRAEFGDEVALLVDGVTKLDKVKYGEAAQAESIRKMVVAMAKDARVLVIKLADRLHNMRTLGAMPPEKQERTARETLEIFAPLAHRLGMNTIKWELEDLAFATLYPKRYEEIVRLVADRAPSRDTYLETVIEQVSAHLREAKIKAEVTGRPKHYWSIYQKMIVRERDFTDIYDLVGIRVLVEDLRDCYAAIGVIHAIWTPIPGRFKDYIARPKFNMYQSLHTTVMGPDAKPVELQVRTVAMHRVADYGIAAHWKYKETSKVGDDLNWLRQIVDWQKETADPGEFLDSLRFDLHTAEVYVYTPKGEVISLPAGATAVDFAYAVHTEVGHRCIGARVNGRLVPLESPLDNGDVVEVFTSKAATAAPSQDWLAFVKTPRARNKIRQWFAKERREDAIETGKDLIARAMRKQNLPLQRLLSGDALVALAKDLRYPDIAALYAAVGENHVSAQTIVHRLVQSLGGPDGAVEDLAETVQAPTRTPRPRATGDPGVVVKGTSDVWVKLARCCTPVPGDPILGFVTRGNGVSVHRTDCVNVEGLRAQPGRLVEVEWAPSAGSLFLVAIQVEALDRTRLLSDVTRALSDHHVNILSASVTTTRDRVAVSRFTFEMGDPTHLGHLLKAVRLVEGVYDAYRVVSTKGG
- a CDS encoding peptidylprolyl isomerase codes for the protein MPSNKRQRELARRRAERQAARRAAERARRRKRRTVLGLSIGGVALAVVILLLALSALRGDDDKDAAAKASETPTPTAAPTPTGPCQVTEAAGENTGGKKPGLPPNPSFGKTKTLTGTLALDAGTIEMTLFADKAPCTVNSMRFLASKKYFDNVPCHRQTNTPGLVVLQCGDPSGTGGGGPGYTFKDENLPKTAPGAPTAKYPRGTVAMANGGPGTNGSQFFLVIKDSTLPPNYTVWGQITKGLDVLDKLDKIGIAEGKTDGAPKNPVKITTFTIK
- a CDS encoding MBL fold metallo-hydrolase translates to MLVAGFPAGTWETNCYVVAPAPGEQCVVVDPGQDSVRGIEELVREHRLSPVAVLLTHGHLDHTWSVVPVCEAHDVPAYLHPADRYMLSDPGIAFGQPPGTPLFGGLTFAEPSDLKPLAGGETVTVAGLDFAVDHAPGHTEGSVTFRLADEVLFSGDVLFRDSIGRVDLPGGSYAAMLDTLARVVLPMPDDLRVLSGHGPETTIGRERAYNPYLAEAAARAGLAEPRGRGL
- the hisS gene encoding histidine--tRNA ligase, whose amino-acid sequence is MEFTAPKGTYDVLPERSGQRSRAIEALLAPAVRAGYRLVETPVFEDTGVFLRVGEATDIVTKEMYTFADKGGRSLTLRPEGTAGVMRAAVEHHVDRGALPWKVRYAGPMFRYERPQAGRTRQFFQVGIEALGVDDPAIDAEVVALGARAFEEAGLPNVTLLLNSMGDEACRPAYIETLRSYLRSQAARLCGECHGRTETNPLRALDCKRPDCQAALGLAPAITDHLCVPCKEHYAEVRALLGAIGVAWTEAPRLVRGLDYYRRTTFEFQHSGLGAQNAVGGGGRYDGLSESLGGPALPGIGWAFGVERILLALEAEQVESEGRAVCEVFVIPLGAAAKAPVVGIVDELRQAGVHADMAFGAKGMKGAMKAADRSGAQVTLIVGERDLAEGVAQLKHMDTGEQYAVPLSSAAAEAAAAAERDQVADDLAPTDLTPEEEAE
- the aspS gene encoding aspartate--tRNA ligase, translated to MIRTHEAGTLRESHAGTEVTLAGWVARRRDHGGVVFIDLRDASGVVQVVFREGAPAAAAHDLRAEYCVRVEGVVGTRPAGNENPDLPTGGVEVTASVVEVLSAAAPLPFQVEGQQGEVDEQTRLRYRYLDMRRADAARALRIRAQLTRVIRSVMDAHGFLDIETPTLTRSTPEGARDFLVPCRLQPGTWFALPQSPQLFKQLLMVAGFERYYQIARCYRDEDLRADRQPEFTQLDVELSFLDEEDVYRLIEELVPRVWREVLGVEVPVPFERMPYWEAMRRYGSDKPDLRFELELIDLAPVFGATEVGVFKSALEAGGHVGGVLVPGGASLTRKQLDGWVDWAKGRGGKGLAWVAVEADGALRSPLAKFFSPDETAAFAAACGAAAGDLVFVVADAHRVKALEMLGALRVAVAKDRGLVREGEWRFVWIVDAPMFERTDDGGWTAVHHPFTAPAVEWEATFDQSPADALARAYDLVLNGVELGGGSIRIHRSEMQRRVFDTIGLTEAEAKEKFGFLLEAFEYGPPPHGGIAFGLDRLAMMLAEVDSIREVIAFPKTASGGDPLTGAPTPISPAQRKEAGVDVPPPVTPG